CGTTGGTCTGCTCCGTCGCCTCGGTGCTGGGCGGCATGTTCGGCTACCTGATCGGTTTTTCGTTCATGGAATTGATCGGCAACCAGATCGTACAGTTTTATCATTTTCAGGAAAAATTCGACAAGATCGCCGGACTGTTCCAACAATACGAGGCCTGGGCGGTTGCGGCGGCGGGCTTCACGCCGCTTCCCTACAAAGTATTCACCATCGCCGCGGGCGCCTTCGAAATCAATTTCCCGATCTTTGTTCTGGCGTCGGCGTTCAGTCGATCCGCGCGCTTCTTTCTCGTGGCCTACCTACTCTACAAATTTGGCCCTGCGATACGAGCGTTGATCGAAAAATATTTCAATATTTTCAGCATCGTGTTTTTTGTGCTTTTATTTCTCGGCTTTTATCTTTTAAAATTTGTGCTCTAGGAGGCGCCCAGCGATGAGCGAACATGTGATCGTTTTCATGACCGCCGGTTCCAGCGAAGAAGCGCAGAAAATCAGCCGCGGACTGGTGGAAAACAAACTGGCCTACTGCGTCAACACGGTCCCGTCGATCCAGTCCACCTACTTCTGGGAGGGCAAGGTCTGCACCGACGAAGAGCTGTTGCTCATCGCCAAAACGCGCGCCGACGCCTTCGACAACTTGAAGGCCTGGGTCCTCGACGCTCATAGTTACGACGTCCCGGAAATCGTCGCCATTCCCATCGCCGCCGGACTCGAAAGTTACCTGAAATGCGTCGACGACTGGACCGGGAAAGGCTGACATGAAACTCCGGCGCGCAAACAGGGACTGGGAACTTCGCTCCAGCCGGATCACGCCGGAATCCGTGTTCATGAACCGCCGCGCCTTCATGCAGGGCAGTCTGTGGGCGGCGGGCGCCGCGCTCGGAACCTTGTCGGGCTGTTCATCCGATTCACCCATGATGCAAGCGCCGGAGCCTTCGATGACGGCGCTGGAACAAAGGCTCTATCCCGCCACGCGCAATAGCGGTTATGCGCTCGATCGCCCGATCACCGAGCCGAAAATTGCCGGTAGCTATAATAATTTTTTTGAATTTGGAGAAGACAAGGGCGAGATTCAATTCAACGCCGCGAAGCTGGAGACGCGGCCCTGGACGCTGGAGATCAGCGGACTCGTCAACAAGCCACAGATCTACGACCTCGACGATTTACTGAAACAATTTCCGCTTGAAGAGCGCTTGTACCGTTTGCGATGCGTCGAGGCCTGGGCGATGGCTGTTCCATGGACGGGCTTCCCCTTGAACGAATTGTTGCGTCGGGCCGAGCCGAAATCCAGCGCGACGCATGTCCGCTTCCTGTCCTTTTACAATCCGGTTGTCGCCTCAGGCCAGCGCATGTTCTGGCGCCCCTGGCCTTACGCCGAAGGTTTGACTCTGCCGGAAGCGATGAACGAACTCAGCTTTCTCGCCACTGGGGTTTACGGCAAGCCCTTGCCCAAACAACACGGCGCGCCCCTGCGATTGCTGGCGCCCTGGAAGTACGGTTATAAGAG
This window of the Candidatus Nitrohelix vancouverensis genome carries:
- a CDS encoding DedA family protein, with amino-acid sequence MKPLRNLYDWVLRWSSTPYALPALAVISFVESSFFPIPPDVLLIAMVAAVPSGWVRYALVCSVASVLGGMFGYLIGFSFMELIGNQIVQFYHFQEKFDKIAGLFQQYEAWAVAAAGFTPLPYKVFTIAAGAFEINFPIFVLASAFSRSARFFLVAYLLYKFGPAIRALIEKYFNIFSIVFFVLLFLGFYLLKFVL
- the msrP gene encoding protein-methionine-sulfoxide reductase catalytic subunit MsrP, which translates into the protein MKLRRANRDWELRSSRITPESVFMNRRAFMQGSLWAAGAALGTLSGCSSDSPMMQAPEPSMTALEQRLYPATRNSGYALDRPITEPKIAGSYNNFFEFGEDKGEIQFNAAKLETRPWTLEISGLVNKPQIYDLDDLLKQFPLEERLYRLRCVEAWAMAVPWTGFPLNELLRRAEPKSSATHVRFLSFYNPVVASGQRMFWRPWPYAEGLTLPEAMNELSFLATGVYGKPLPKQHGAPLRLLAPWKYGYKSAKSIVRIEVIDFRPPTFWSTLQGLEYNFSANVDPDVPHPRWSQASEKMIGTGEIFPTQLYNGYQKYVAGLYT
- a CDS encoding divalent-cation tolerance protein CutA, whose product is MSEHVIVFMTAGSSEEAQKISRGLVENKLAYCVNTVPSIQSTYFWEGKVCTDEELLLIAKTRADAFDNLKAWVLDAHSYDVPEIVAIPIAAGLESYLKCVDDWTGKG